Proteins encoded within one genomic window of Spirochaetota bacterium:
- a CDS encoding phenylacetate--CoA ligase family protein: protein MQNYVKIPYPIKQGLKYIYSCIPIGYRYSKVFWDTYYFLQKSQWWSREQLEEYQIQELKRLLKYSYEHVPYYRRVFDERYLKPEDIRSKQDINELPILTKEIIRDNFNDLLAVNVDKSDLYLEKTSGTTVSPLTLYWQKSKTIHKEESFIWTIWNIAGYRFNEKRLDLTHLKLNNKLCEYDPLKRVMHISANSMNEDNLHIYVNLIREFQPKVFKSIPSNLIILANYVLRKEIPIFPSIKLVICGSEMLYPWQKKRIEDALQCRLFSFYGQTERVIIGTECEINSQYHIFPEYGITEIIDSDGLPIKLEGTLGKIVGTGFNNYAMPLIRYQVGDIASWCNEKCPCGRNYPLLQSIEGRENEYLVTNTGDLIPIIIIPYSSIMKNVKQFQFYQDTKGKAILYIIPSPSFTQDNAMSIINNLKKELRNIEVKLEYTDTIHRTKGGKYKYIIQKLPIKFGDISI, encoded by the coding sequence ATGCAGAATTATGTAAAAATACCTTACCCAATAAAACAGGGTCTAAAATATATATACAGCTGTATTCCAATAGGATATCGATATAGTAAAGTATTCTGGGATACTTATTATTTCCTTCAGAAATCTCAATGGTGGAGCAGAGAACAGTTAGAAGAATATCAAATACAAGAATTGAAAAGGTTATTGAAATACTCCTATGAACATGTACCATATTATAGAAGAGTATTTGATGAAAGATATTTAAAACCAGAAGATATAAGATCAAAACAAGATATCAATGAATTGCCAATTCTAACAAAAGAGATAATTCGAGATAATTTTAATGATTTGTTAGCCGTTAATGTGGATAAAAGTGATTTATATCTAGAAAAAACAAGTGGGACAACTGTTAGTCCATTAACTCTCTATTGGCAAAAAAGCAAGACTATACATAAAGAGGAAAGTTTTATATGGACAATTTGGAATATAGCTGGATATCGTTTTAATGAAAAGCGTCTCGATTTAACACACCTAAAATTAAATAATAAGTTATGTGAATATGATCCGTTAAAACGAGTAATGCATATATCTGCTAATTCCATGAACGAAGATAATCTGCATATTTATGTAAATTTGATACGGGAGTTCCAACCTAAGGTTTTTAAAAGTATTCCTTCAAATTTAATTATTCTAGCTAATTATGTTTTGAGAAAGGAGATACCAATATTCCCTTCAATAAAATTGGTTATATGTGGTTCAGAAATGCTCTATCCCTGGCAGAAAAAAAGGATTGAGGATGCACTTCAATGTCGACTCTTTTCTTTTTATGGCCAGACGGAAAGAGTAATTATTGGGACTGAATGCGAAATAAATAGTCAATATCATATATTTCCTGAATACGGAATTACAGAAATAATTGATTCTGATGGTTTACCCATTAAACTTGAGGGCACTCTGGGAAAAATTGTTGGCACAGGATTTAACAATTATGCCATGCCGCTAATAAGATACCAAGTAGGAGATATTGCTTCTTGGTGTAATGAGAAGTGTCCATGTGGAAGAAACTATCCTTTATTGCAATCGATTGAAGGACGAGAAAATGAGTATTTAGTTACAAATACTGGTGATCTAATACCTATTATTATAATTCCATATTCTTCAATTATGAAGAATGTTAAACAATTTCAGTTTTATCAAGATACAAAAGGGAAAGCGATTTTATATATAATACCTTCGCCATCATTTACACAGGATAATGCTATGAGTATTATTAATAATTTAAAGAAAGAGCTTAGGAATATTGAAGTAAAATTGGAATATACTGATACTATCCATAGAACTAAAGGTGGGAAATATAAATATATTATTCAAAAATTACCTATTAAATTTGGGGATATTTCAATTTAG
- a CDS encoding VCBS repeat-containing protein, whose protein sequence is MNKKKISIIISLTILILFIYSIWAYYKSYKVINNLKEKYGYNTPCENMPPSVFQKEEWEGVIIDSDVLYTDGAHNIVPYDLDNDGQLELIANSYRSDSLLIYKYSENPRSPKNWTRYVIDQSVSGGIPLKPIIKFFKNMFRVKIVGGFLGAAHYTAITDMNEDNRKDLIVAGDYKSYDIVWFEAPENITKVSEWKKHVIYQNDSHRTYHVEVGDIDGDNNQDVVFSTKTDNSLGWLKNNKDSNKWSMTWIDLNCIRCFNARVADLNKDGRQNIIASEDDSKNGGKLHLYSYSNDPTVQNNWNDRIIANFPVGHGVSIFEIEDIDKDGNMDIITGNHQGDIYIIRNPLPHNVKGEWRKYKINNHNYRSCENLREIDAGDLDGDKDLDIIVADESKNQLVWFENDGKTFNKNWKVHIIDKSDQYLKWNHAVGLGDIDGDGKLDIAVAACGSNIFFVYFNNIICNGK, encoded by the coding sequence ATGAATAAGAAAAAGATTAGTATTATAATCTCATTAACAATTTTAATATTATTCATTTATTCAATATGGGCATACTATAAATCTTATAAAGTAATCAATAACTTAAAAGAGAAATATGGTTATAATACTCCCTGTGAAAATATGCCTCCTTCAGTTTTTCAAAAGGAGGAATGGGAGGGAGTAATTATTGATTCTGATGTTCTTTATACTGATGGCGCTCATAATATTGTTCCATATGACCTGGACAATGACGGTCAACTGGAACTCATCGCTAATTCATATAGATCAGATTCACTTCTGATTTACAAATATAGTGAAAATCCACGTAGTCCCAAAAACTGGACACGCTATGTTATAGACCAATCCGTATCTGGTGGAATTCCATTAAAACCAATAATTAAGTTTTTTAAGAATATGTTCAGGGTAAAGATTGTTGGAGGTTTTTTAGGCGCTGCACATTATACTGCAATAACAGATATGAATGAAGACAATAGGAAAGACCTGATAGTAGCTGGAGATTATAAAAGCTATGATATTGTATGGTTTGAGGCTCCAGAAAACATAACAAAAGTATCAGAATGGAAAAAGCATGTTATTTATCAGAATGATTCTCATAGAACTTATCATGTTGAAGTTGGTGATATTGATGGAGATAACAACCAGGATGTTGTATTTTCAACAAAAACTGATAATAGTCTGGGATGGTTAAAGAATAATAAAGATTCAAACAAATGGTCAATGACATGGATAGATTTAAATTGTATAAGATGTTTTAATGCAAGAGTTGCTGATCTTAATAAAGATGGACGTCAAAATATAATTGCTTCAGAAGATGATTCAAAAAATGGTGGGAAATTACATCTATATAGCTATTCAAATGATCCAACTGTTCAGAATAATTGGAATGATAGAATCATTGCTAACTTTCCTGTTGGACATGGTGTGAGTATATTTGAAATTGAGGATATTGATAAGGATGGAAATATGGATATTATAACTGGTAATCATCAAGGGGATATCTATATAATAAGAAATCCTTTACCTCATAACGTAAAAGGAGAATGGAGAAAATATAAAATAAATAATCATAATTATAGAAGTTGTGAAAATTTAAGGGAAATAGATGCAGGTGATCTTGATGGTGATAAAGATTTGGATATAATAGTAGCTGATGAAAGTAAAAACCAATTAGTATGGTTTGAAAATGATGGTAAAACATTTAACAAAAACTGGAAAGTTCATATTATTGATAAATCAGATCAGTATCTAAAATGGAATCATGCTGTTGGATTAGGAGATATTGATGGTGATGGTAAATTAGATATTGCAGTGGCCGCATGCGGCAGTAATATTTTTTTCGTATATTTTAATAATATAATATGCAATGGAAAATAG
- a CDS encoding polysaccharide pyruvyl transferase family protein has translation MKILIFEAYSDANIGSASLIENSINLIKQKYPNAKIELLAQNVESVKTFSGYNSYEELFSFPFSQHRIKQLFWVVKSFLWMIIHLMIRTLQLPIPEKFYTYNHSKLVAIEKIKKADICISIGAERINDNFVLVLPFCLYTMWVITNYKKRIILFPQTIGPFHYNITKKLSAYIIKRCNYIFLRDYKSVSIVKNLGIKFDNFSFMPDVAILQKAIDQKRINQILEMENINYENRAIVGISVMEWSYFKAPLHSTGYEGYKDAVSQITDYLIEELGYYVIYVPTNVKIHGCREDDIKATHDIYQLIRNKGDVAIVENLYRPSEIMGLFKIMDFLLVTRMHACILATSAYVPTCSINYQFKLFEYMKLLGLDKNTVDIHEVNFESLKNIIDYTYINRNDIQQKLKKKISELKSKFEILKDTI, from the coding sequence ATGAAAATCCTAATATTTGAAGCCTATTCAGATGCTAATATTGGAAGTGCGTCACTAATTGAAAATAGTATTAATTTAATTAAACAAAAATATCCAAATGCAAAAATAGAATTACTAGCTCAAAATGTAGAATCTGTTAAAACTTTTTCCGGTTATAATAGTTATGAAGAACTGTTTTCATTTCCCTTCTCCCAACATAGAATAAAACAATTATTTTGGGTGGTAAAGTCATTCTTATGGATGATCATTCATTTAATGATTAGAACTTTACAATTACCAATCCCAGAAAAATTTTATACATACAATCATTCAAAATTAGTTGCTATAGAAAAAATAAAGAAAGCTGATATTTGTATAAGTATTGGTGCAGAAAGAATTAATGATAACTTTGTACTAGTATTGCCTTTTTGTCTTTATACAATGTGGGTAATAACAAATTACAAAAAAAGAATAATTTTATTTCCACAAACTATTGGTCCATTTCATTATAATATCACTAAAAAATTGTCTGCTTATATTATTAAGCGATGTAATTATATTTTTTTGAGAGACTATAAATCGGTAAGTATTGTCAAGAATTTAGGGATAAAATTTGATAATTTTAGTTTTATGCCTGATGTAGCTATTCTACAGAAAGCAATTGATCAAAAAAGAATAAATCAAATCTTAGAAATGGAGAACATAAATTATGAAAATAGAGCTATTGTTGGAATTTCTGTAATGGAATGGAGCTATTTTAAAGCTCCACTCCATTCAACAGGATACGAAGGATATAAAGATGCTGTTTCACAAATAACTGATTATCTGATAGAAGAATTAGGCTATTATGTTATTTATGTTCCTACTAATGTGAAAATCCATGGATGCCGAGAAGATGATATAAAAGCAACACACGACATTTATCAATTAATCAGGAATAAGGGAGATGTCGCTATTGTTGAGAATCTCTATAGACCTTCTGAAATTATGGGGCTATTTAAAATAATGGATTTTCTTTTAGTTACAAGAATGCATGCTTGTATTCTAGCCACAAGCGCATATGTACCTACATGTTCAATTAATTATCAATTTAAATTATTCGAGTATATGAAATTATTAGGATTAGATAAAAATACAGTCGATATTCATGAAGTTAATTTTGAGAGTTTAAAGAATATTATAGATTATACATATATAAATAGAAATGATATTCAACAAAAATTAAAAAAGAAAATAAGTGAATTAAAATCTAAATTTGAGATATTAAAAGATACAATTTAA
- a CDS encoding O-antigen ligase family protein, which produces MEKRFEVNKNIFLMILFFLIPAFISFIRSDDPIRAIQSFLDAYILTFMLFYISVHFFNKDYDITRMLIIFWIIGIVISTMGIIEYFTYYDLFPNVVGLRGTDFFVRANGPFPTSEEYGLFLSLCILIILAIKHIKKTRLYSFEFVALILIFCGILCSMNRTIIIVFIMSLLIPLLYYRKSRYITLITVLFIVIIAFQIYPMISDVELFRDRVSRFDTIATRFSAYYCAIAIIKDHYFMGIGLNNFQIYSYFTKYNKSYDGYSHPKWAHNTLLQVLSEMGLITLIPFCIIIVAIYITIYKYMKLSVDKNIFIISISICYAIPFLFTINPIGTASLNYLYIIILAFIYSSLYKTQNSKLC; this is translated from the coding sequence ATGGAAAAACGATTTGAAGTAAACAAAAATATATTCTTGATGATATTATTTTTCCTTATTCCAGCCTTTATTTCCTTTATACGTTCAGATGATCCGATCCGGGCGATTCAATCTTTTTTGGATGCTTATATATTGACATTTATGTTATTTTATATAAGTGTCCATTTTTTTAATAAGGATTATGATATAACAAGGATGTTGATTATTTTCTGGATTATTGGAATAGTAATTTCAACAATGGGAATAATTGAATATTTCACCTATTATGATTTATTCCCTAACGTTGTCGGATTAAGAGGAACTGATTTTTTTGTTAGGGCCAATGGGCCATTCCCAACATCAGAAGAATATGGTTTATTTTTATCTCTTTGTATTTTAATAATTTTAGCAATAAAGCATATAAAAAAAACGAGATTATACTCATTTGAATTTGTTGCTCTAATATTAATCTTTTGTGGTATTTTATGTTCTATGAATAGAACTATAATAATAGTATTTATAATGTCCTTGCTAATACCGCTGTTATACTATAGAAAAAGTCGCTATATAACATTGATAACAGTTTTATTTATTGTAATTATTGCATTTCAAATATATCCCATGATTTCTGATGTCGAATTATTCAGAGATAGAGTATCAAGATTTGATACTATTGCTACAAGATTTAGCGCCTACTATTGTGCGATTGCAATAATTAAAGACCATTATTTTATGGGAATTGGTTTAAATAACTTCCAAATATATTCATATTTCACAAAGTATAATAAGTCATATGATGGGTACAGTCACCCTAAGTGGGCACATAATACCCTTCTGCAAGTTTTATCTGAAATGGGTTTAATTACCTTAATTCCTTTTTGTATAATAATTGTCGCAATTTATATCACCATTTATAAATATATGAAACTATCTGTGGATAAAAATATATTTATTATTAGTATATCAATTTGTTATGCAATACCTTTTCTATTCACAATCAATCCTATTGGTACTGCATCATTAAACTATTTATATATAATTATTTTAGCTTTTATATATAGTTCATTATATAAAACACAAAATAGTAAATTATGCTAA
- a CDS encoding glycosyltransferase, with protein MSMKTKLLFVIPSLAGGGAERVLLTLFNNLSNEKYEISLVLFIKQGKFLNELPPDINIIDIDKMSRWDFFNLIFRLRKVIKDIKPASIIGMYYYSSIIAVLSCLFINDRPKIIVCEHGSHSAFLPTTRARHLKKLLMKFSYRKADKIVAISQHMKENLIVDLKLKPANITVINNPIPVKLIKEQALDSIADDLLNYKKGQIIISLGRLTQQKRFDRLIRAFSLVLQQKEVYLIILGQGELLNDLQNLVDELNVKKFVRFLGFKDNPFAWLSKADIFVLSSDWEGLPMVILEAMACGTPVIATDCPTGPKEIIINGENGFLVQMNDEKALAEAMLALLKDGNLRNKISKKGELRAEDFRTEIIIPQYEKLFDQC; from the coding sequence ATGAGTATGAAAACAAAGCTTTTATTTGTAATTCCTTCTCTTGCTGGAGGGGGGGCTGAAAGGGTATTACTAACCCTGTTTAATAATCTAAGTAATGAAAAATATGAAATTAGCTTGGTCCTTTTTATTAAACAAGGGAAATTTTTAAATGAACTACCTCCAGATATAAATATTATAGATATTGATAAAATGAGTAGATGGGATTTCTTTAATCTTATTTTTAGATTACGAAAAGTGATTAAAGATATAAAACCTGCTTCAATAATAGGGATGTACTACTATTCGAGTATCATCGCGGTACTTTCTTGTTTATTTATAAATGATAGGCCCAAAATTATAGTCTGTGAACACGGCAGCCATAGTGCGTTTTTACCAACAACAAGAGCACGGCACCTTAAAAAATTATTAATGAAATTTTCCTATAGAAAGGCTGATAAAATTGTAGCGATATCTCAACATATGAAAGAGAATTTGATTGTTGATTTAAAACTAAAACCGGCGAATATAACAGTAATCAACAATCCAATACCTGTAAAGCTAATTAAAGAACAAGCTTTAGATAGTATTGCAGATGATTTATTAAATTATAAAAAAGGACAGATAATAATTTCTTTAGGAAGATTAACACAACAAAAACGTTTTGATAGATTGATAAGAGCATTTAGTTTAGTACTTCAACAAAAAGAGGTTTACTTGATTATATTAGGTCAAGGTGAATTGTTGAATGATTTACAAAATTTAGTTGATGAGTTAAATGTAAAAAAATTTGTAAGATTTCTGGGCTTTAAGGATAATCCCTTTGCCTGGCTTTCGAAAGCAGACATCTTTGTTTTATCCTCTGATTGGGAGGGCCTTCCTATGGTTATTTTGGAAGCAATGGCTTGTGGTACCCCAGTAATTGCTACAGATTGTCCAACGGGACCAAAAGAAATAATTATAAATGGAGAAAATGGCTTTTTAGTACAGATGAATGATGAAAAAGCATTAGCAGAGGCGATGCTAGCCTTATTGAAAGATGGAAATTTACGGAATAAGATTTCTAAAAAAGGGGAACTAAGAGCAGAAGATTTCCGAACAGAAATAATAATTCCACAATATGAGAAGTTATTTGATCAGTGCTAA
- a CDS encoding polysaccharide biosynthesis C-terminal domain-containing protein, translated as MIKDFINDAIKYIPARIVPGIVGFISIPIITRLFPPKEYGYYSLAITTISIFITVTGWISMSTIRFYPAFERENKVNQFLWNIFWSAIISTFSLTVIFVIFILFIKTYIPLQLYFLLLAGAGFFAVCSIYNVFLSILSAQRKIIWFSGFSVWRSIMSLSLGLLFIFIFKTNIEGLFYGMILSIVIVLPLQWNISIKKFYTTTAQIDLSLIKKMARYSSPLVLGNMAAWILSLSDRYVLEFIRGAHEVGIYATSYNITNRSIMLIISLFMVASSPISNRIWENEGEEKSKEFREQITRYYLMICIPAVFGFIVLAKPLFSIMVGKEYLEGYKIIPFITLGIFFLGLQNIFHAGFLFHKKTGYITFAIGISGAFNLFLNILFIPKFGYVAAALTTLISYVFLLFVIVIRSRRIFVWKFPFRSLVRISLISAIMGVCIYYLSNIYLPRNTLNIIISVLLGIITYGLFLFLFKEIQPEEKENVKNIFYKFFLRLGSDT; from the coding sequence ATGATAAAAGATTTTATTAATGACGCAATAAAATATATACCTGCTCGAATTGTTCCTGGAATTGTTGGATTTATTAGCATCCCTATAATAACAAGATTATTCCCTCCTAAAGAATATGGTTATTATAGTTTAGCAATAACTACTATATCAATATTTATTACAGTAACGGGTTGGATATCAATGTCAACTATTAGATTCTATCCTGCCTTTGAAAGAGAAAATAAAGTAAATCAATTTCTTTGGAATATTTTTTGGTCTGCAATTATTTCTACATTCTCACTAACTGTCATTTTTGTTATTTTCATACTCTTTATTAAGACCTATATCCCTTTACAACTATATTTCCTTTTATTAGCAGGTGCAGGTTTTTTTGCTGTCTGTAGCATTTATAATGTTTTCTTATCTATCTTAAGCGCACAAAGAAAAATTATTTGGTTTAGTGGATTTTCTGTCTGGCGAAGTATAATGAGTTTGAGCCTTGGGTTATTGTTTATATTTATATTTAAAACAAATATTGAGGGTTTATTCTATGGGATGATCCTTTCCATTGTAATAGTATTACCATTACAATGGAATATATCAATAAAAAAATTTTACACAACTACAGCTCAAATTGATTTATCATTAATAAAAAAAATGGCAAGGTATAGTTCCCCTTTAGTTTTAGGGAATATGGCTGCCTGGATATTAAGCCTGTCAGATAGATATGTCTTAGAATTTATTCGAGGGGCTCATGAGGTCGGAATATATGCCACAAGCTATAATATTACCAATAGAAGTATAATGCTCATTATTTCGTTATTTATGGTAGCCTCTTCACCTATATCGAATCGTATTTGGGAAAATGAAGGAGAAGAAAAGAGCAAGGAATTTCGAGAACAAATTACTCGTTATTATTTAATGATTTGCATTCCAGCTGTGTTTGGTTTTATCGTTCTTGCTAAACCCCTTTTTAGTATTATGGTAGGAAAAGAATATCTCGAAGGGTATAAGATTATTCCTTTTATAACATTAGGAATTTTTTTTTTGGGTCTTCAAAATATCTTTCATGCTGGCTTTTTGTTTCATAAAAAAACAGGTTATATAACATTTGCCATTGGGATATCAGGAGCGTTTAATTTATTTCTTAATATATTATTTATACCAAAGTTTGGATATGTAGCTGCTGCATTAACTACCCTAATTTCTTATGTTTTTTTATTATTTGTAATAGTAATAAGATCACGTAGAATTTTTGTATGGAAATTTCCTTTTAGATCTTTAGTAAGAATTTCATTGATATCAGCAATAATGGGAGTATGCATTTATTATCTAAGTAATATATATTTACCTAGAAATACTTTAAACATAATTATTAGTGTTCTACTTGGAATTATAACCTATGGCTTATTTCTTTTTTTATTTAAAGAAATTCAGCCTGAAGAAAAGGAAAATGTTAAGAATATTTTTTATAAGTTTTTCTTACGATTAGGAAGCGATACATAA